One genomic window of Chelonia mydas isolate rCheMyd1 chromosome 27, rCheMyd1.pri.v2, whole genome shotgun sequence includes the following:
- the DHX8 gene encoding ATP-dependent RNA helicase DHX8, with protein MGDPAGADELAKLEYLSLVSKVCTELDNHLGINDKDLAEFVINLAEKNTTFDTFKTALTKNGAEFTDSLISNLLRLIQTMRPPAKPSTGKEVVVKPKTEKEKLKDLFPALCRPDNPTIRTMLDEDDVKVAVDALKELEALMPSAGGQEKQRNNDRRAKKKRRSRSHSRDRDRKRRHRSHSRSRSRTLDKNKGKSRYRSRSRSLSPSRDRKDREKYAEKSNDRWRDKHVDRPPPEEPSIGEIYNGKVTSIMQFGCFVQLEGLRKRWEGLVHISELRREGRVANVADVVSKGQRVKVKVLSFTGSKTSLSMKDVDQETGEDLNPNRRRNLVGETNEETSMRNPDRPSHLSLVNAPEVEDDSLERKRLTRISDPEKWEIKQMIAANVLSKEEFPDFDEETGILPKVDDEEDEDLEIELVEEEPPFLRGHTKQSMDMSPIKIVKNPDGSLSQAAMMQSALAKERRELKQAQREAEMDSIPMGLNTHWVDPLPDVDGRQIAANMRGIGMMPNDIPEWKKHAFGGNKASYGKKTQLSIIEQRESLPIFRLKEQLIQAVHDNQILIVIGETGSGKTTQITQYLAEAGYTSRGKIGCTQPRRVAAMSVAKRVSEEFGCCLGQEVGYTIRFEDCTSPETVIKYMTDGMLLRECLIDPDLTQYAIIMLDEAHERTIHTDVLFGLLKKTVQKRQDMKLIVTSATLDAVKFSQYFYEAPIFTIPGRTYPVEILYTKEPETDYLDASLITVMQIHLTEPPGDILVFLTGQEEIDTACEILYERMKSLGPDVPELIILPVYSALPSEMQTRIFDPAPPGSRKVVIATNIAETSLTIDGIYYVVDPGFVKQKVYNSKTGIDQLVVTPISQAQAKQRAGRAGRTGPGKCYRLYTERAYRDEMLTTNVPEIQRTNLASTVLSLKAMGINDLLSFDFMDAPPMETLITAMEQLYTLGALDDEGLLTRLGRRMAEFPLEPMLCKMLIMSVHLGCSEEMLTIVSMLSVQNVFYRPKDKQALADQKKAKFHQTEGDHLTLLAVYNSWKNNKFSNPWCYENFIQARSLRRAQDIRKQMLGIMDRHKLDVVSCGKATVRVQKAICSGFFRNAAKKDPQEGYRTLIDQQVVYIHPSSALFNRQPEWVVYHELVLTTKEYMREVTTIDPRWLVEFAPAFFKVSDPTKLSKQKKQQRLEPLYNRYEEPNAWRISRAFRRR; from the exons ATGGGGGACCCGGCGGGCGCCGACGAGCTCGCGAAGCTCGAGTACCTGTCGCTGGTGTCCAAGGTCTGCACCGAGCTGGACAATCACCTGGGCATCAACGACAAGGACCTGG CTGAGTTTGTGATAAATCTCGCTGAGAAAAACACCACATTTGACACATTCAAGACTGCCCTTACAAAGAATGGCGCCGAGTTCACA GACTCCCTCATTAGTAATTTGTTACGTCTCATACAGACAATGCGGCCTCCAGCGAAGCCATCTACAGGCAAAG AGGTAGTTGTCAAAcccaaaacagaaaaggaaaagctGAAGGACCTGTTCCCAGCCCTTTGCAGGCCAGACAATCCCACCATCAGG ACTATGCTGGATGAAGATGATGTGAAAGTGGCTGTTGATGCTCTTAAAGAACTTGAAGCTTTAATGCCTAGTGCAGGTGGGCAGGAAAAACAAAGGAATAATGACCGCCG GgcaaaaaagaagaggaggagtcGCAGTCACAGCAGAGACAGGGACAGGAAACGGAGACACCGATCCCATTCCAGGTCACGTTCTAGGACTCTGGATAAGAACAAGGGGAAATCCAGATACCGCTCAAGGAGCAGGAGTCTGAGTCCCAGCAGGGACCGTAAGGACCGAGAGAAATatgcagagaagagcaatgacAGATGGAGGGACAAGCATGTGGATCGGCCCCCACCTGAAGAGCCTTCGATTGGAGAAATTTACAACGGCAAAGTCACAAGTATAATGCAGTTTGGGTGCTTTGTGCAGCTGGAAGGACTAAG GAAACGCTGGGAAGGCTTGGTTCATATTTCTGAACTTCGCAGAGAGGGACGTGTTGCTAATGTTGCTGATGTTGTGAGCAAAGGTCAAAGAGTAAAGGTCAAAGTGCTATCCTTTACTGGGTCCAAAACCAGCCTGAGCATGAAG GATGTTGATCAAGAGACTGGGGAAGACTTGAACCCAAACCGACGCAGAAACCTAGTTGGAGAGACCAATGAAGAGACCTCTATGAGGAATCCAGACAGACCCAGTCACCTCTCCCTGGTGAATGCCCCTGAAGTGGAGGATGATAGCCTTGAACGGAAGCGTCTCACCCGGATTTCAGACCCAGAGAAATGGGAAATCAAACAG ATGATTGCTGCTAACGTGCTCTCCAAAGAAGAGTTTCCTGACTTTGATGAGGAGACTGGGATCCTCCCCAAAGTTGATGATGAAGAAG ATGAGGACCTTGAGATTGAGCTGGTTGAAGAAGAGCCACCGTTCCTGCGAGGgcataccaagcaaagcatggATATGAGTCCCATTAAAATAGTGAAG AATCCTGatggctccttgtcccaggccGCAATGATGCAAAGTGCTTTAGCCAAAGAAAGGCGAGAACTCAAACAAGCTCAAAGGGAAGCAGAGATGGACTCTATCCCCATGGGACTTAATACACACTGGGTGGATCCTCTTCCTGACG tggATGGGAGACAAATAGCTGCCAACATGCGGGGTATTGGAATGATGCCCAATGATATCCCAGAGTGGAAGAAACATGCATTCGGTGGCAACAAAGCCTCCTAtggtaaaaaaacccaactttccATCATTGAGCAGAGGGAGAGTCTCCCAATCTTCAGATTAAAGGAGCAGCTGATTCAG GCAGTTCATGACAATCAGATCCTGATTGTTATTGGTGAGACAGGCTCTGGGAAAACAACGCAGATCACCCAATACCTGGCTGAGGCAGGTTACACGTCAAGAGGAAAGATTGGGTGCACCCAGCCTCGCAGAGTGGCTGCAATGTCTGTTGCCAAGAGAGTGTCTGAGGAGTTTGGTTGCTGTTTGGGACAGGAG GTTGGCTACACGATTCGATTTGAAGACTGCACTAGCCCCGAGACCGTCATCAAGTACATGACGGATGGTATGTTACTGCGGGAGTGCCTGATTGACCCGGACCTGACCCAGTATGCCATCATCATGCTGGATGAGGCTCATGAGAGGACCATTCACACTGATGTGCTCTTTGGGCTTCTGAAAAAG ACAGTGCAGAAACGTCAGGATATGAAGCTGATTGTAACTTCGGCAACATTAGATGCTGTGAAATTCTCCCAGTATTTCTATGAAGCTCCAATCTTCACAATTCCTGGCAGAACATACCCTGTGGAAATTCTGTACACAAAAGAACCAGAGACTGATTATCTGGATGCCAGTCTGATCACAGTGATGCAGATCCATTTGACGGAGCCACCAG GTGACATCCTAGTGTTCCTGACGGGTCAGGAGGAGATTGATACAGCTTGCGAGATCCTTTATGAGAGAATGAAATCTCTAGGACCCGACGTGCCAGAGTTAATTATCCTTCCCGTGTATTCAGCTTTACCTAGCGAGATGCAAACCAGGATCTTTGACCCAGCcccaccaggcagcaggaag GTTGTCATTGCTACCAACATTGCTGAGACCTCCCTGACTATTGATGGAATCTATTATGTGGTAGATCCTGGGTTTGTGAAGCAGAAAGTGTATAACTCCAAGACTGGAATTGATCAGCTGGTGGTTACACCAATTTCCCAG GCGCAGGCAAAGCAGCGAGCAGGAAGAGCTGGAAGAACAGGGCCAGGAAAGTGTTACAGACTCTACACGGAGCGCGCTTACCGAGATGAAATGCTAACCACCAACGTGCCTGAAATCCAGAGAACAAACTTGGCCAGCACAGTGCTCTCCCTTAAG GCTATGGGGATCAACGACTTGCTGTCCTTTGATTTTATGGATGCTCCCCCGATGGAAACGCTAATCACTGCCATGGAACAGCTCTACACCTTGGGAGCCCTGGACGATGAGGGGCTGCTCACTCGACTTGGGCGCAGA ATGGCAGAGTTCCCCTTGGAGCCCATGTTATGTAAGATGTTGATCATGTCTGTACATTTGGGATGCAGTGAAGAAATGTTAACTATAGTCTCTATGCTGTCTGTACAGAATGTGTTCTACAGACCAAAG GATAAACAAGCACTTGCTGACCAGAAGAAAGCCAAGTTCCACCAGACAGAAGGGGACCATCTCACCCTGCTGGCTGTCTACAATTCCTGGAAGAATAATAAGTTCTCGAATCCCTGGTGCTATGAGAATTTTATCCAGGCCCGGTCCTTGCGCAGGGCACAGGACATCCGTAAACAAATGCTGGGCATTATGGACAG ACACAAGCTGGATGTGGTGTCATGCGGGAAGGCAACAGTGCGAGTCCAGAAGGCCATCTGCAGCGGTTTCTTCCGAAATGCAGCAAAGAAGGACCCCCAGGAGGGGTACCGGACTCTCATTGACCAGCAGGTGGTCTATATTCACCCATCCAGTGCCCTCTTCAACAGGCAGCCAGAATG GGTGGTCTATCACGAGCTGGTGCTGACCACCAAGGAGTATATGCGCGAAGTGACCACCATTGACCCACGCTGGCTGGTGGAATTTGCACCAGCCTTCTTCAAAGTCTCTGATCCAACCAAACTGAGCAAACAGAAGAAGCAGCAGCGGCTTGAGCCCCTGTACAATCGCTATGAGGAGCCCAATGCCTGGAGGATCTCTCGTGCATTCAGGAGGCGATGA